CTCCAATTGAAGCACTCAAAAATGGAAAAGCAAATTTGCCCAGAAACACAAAACTTTAGATCAAATCAGATGCAATCCCAATCTCCCAAAAGATAAAAGGCACTCGAAATTTGGAAAGCAGATATTTTTGGGTCCCTAGAAGTCTTGAATTGCAACTATCCCTTCCCTGACCCAACCCACCCCTCCTACCACAGAAGGTGGGCAGAACCAGAGGTCCACAGTTTTTTTATGTGAGCAGGACGGAGGTTGCAACAGCGATGGggtttctaatgttttagtccTTCCAGCAGCAACCTTCAGTGATCTTTTACCAATCGatatccctttctttctcctctaatctcttcttatttgtttgcgatggaggaggaggaggcggcaacggcagtggtggtggtggtggaggaggcaGCGGCggcagcagtggtggtggtgctggcaaTGGAGTAGGAAAGATATgggtgttttaggttgaagatgatgaaaagggcaAAATTAGAAAtgcagttttaatttgttagtaaagggtaatattgtcttgtCAAACCATTAACTACCAACACCCGTCAACCATGaggggtcaaaatgtaagaTGGGAAAACCAAAAGGAAGAACGCATAATTAGGACAAGGTACAGGGGAGGGGGACGTAATTTTCCCATCAttatatcatcatgattttggtttcataatgtttttttttttataggcaTCCTAACTTCAAGTCCACTCCAGCAAAACAAGGGTGGCTTTgttcatttcataggtgggacCCAAGTGGGCCCTCTTATGAAATGACCATATCCCCCCTTGTTGTTGGGTGTTTTTGCTAGGCTGTACCCTATTAGCTCCCGTCAGGGTTGGTGCAGAGTGAGATCCTCCTAACATAGCCTAATGGTTTGGGCATTCAACGTCTCAAACActcaaataaatccaaaattatTCTACAAATAACTTTCCAACCAAtaaccatagtactatatctcgcgatatatcggtatctcgggcctaccgagatatccgaaatatccgagatatcgcgaaatatgaccgaaatattgcattttttctgcaatatttcgggggtccatctcggggggtttttggccatatctaggcctgaaacttcatggacagccttatttaagcttaataaacacatttaaaccataaaattgtaaaaatgtgaattcaaattggtgttttgggcttgcacccttgattgacatacggtcgccgaccctaatgtataaatagttaaatacacatagattaggcagttaatatttaataatagtatttaacttcatcacatatcaagttaaagccaatacacattgatgagtgccatgattctcataaactccataatattcaataactcgcttaaagccttaaaggcaatacactaagtgtcaaagttagtaagtcacaagactcgcaactcacaagtcacaactcacaagttcatagatcaatgaaatcacaacttaagttacaaattacaagtgctaacgctaatagtagttctttgtgcctctcctggatcaatcccactcatgcctcgctgagtcgacgtccattgctctctgtttgaaggacatatgtggaccacggtatagaatcggagaagaaacgagtgtagtcatccacaagtgtcacgtaaatggaatcatcaacatcttgtaggtaacctatcctaggatataaactagggttaccaatcgatccaagtgaagaagatgatccttgtgatatgatgttggcgcgcaggcaagaggcgatggcattggcgcatgtatggtggtgaggttggtagttaggtccgctagggtatgcaaagatgttatttacaaaagatgatccagtatgtccctgggactgggactggtagtcatagtcccctaccccactaaactgcccatatgatgatgatccatatctatatccatcgtaaggttgtgatgcaccataatccgatgccaatggagtggtatgtgagaaaattaaaataattatttaagagcagaaaaataaatccgacaccgtgaagccgtagatcggccattggtgtctaacatatatttaattcattaccatctaagtcatattacccctaattatttcctattttaattgtaggaaaatgaatttttaaaaccagaaaaaaaaaaaaaataaatacatatggaaaaaaaatttcgacactgtgaggctatagatcggcctccggtgtctaacatatattaatatcatcaccatccaacaaaatttgtacatagtcttttcaaaaaaatagttttagaggaatagaatttaccttaaatagtggaaaaaagcttggatgatgagcttagatgaccctccgatgagtttaccggcgaaaatccgacaacaatgtgcttgaacaatggctagagtgttggatgagagcttggaagagtggaagaataggcaaaagactgaaattccttagcaaatgcagctctcggtcgaaatatggaccgaaatttgcgaaatattgtattaaagccccccttcacgtgacactttaagccaaaataccatatttcgtcgatatctcacgagatatcgagatattgtcgatatctcacgagatatcgtcgatatctcacgatatctcacgagatatcgacgaaatatggtattttttcatttcgacctgatttcgcatctcggtaagctcgagatatacgaaattaagcgatatttcggcgaaatatcgcgagattttgaaccatgccaATAACTAAGTAAACGAAAAGAATGTACCCTAGAAGTGTACAACCTGCATGTAGACATAGGGATGCGAAATGACTGATATGCCCCAGAGAAAAGGCAGAAATCCTAGCCCCCTTGATGCTTGCTTGTGTGCTCATATTGGCTCCTATGATAGCATAAGGGCACACGCCCATGTAGATTTCTCTTGCCCATAGGTAAATATGTGTCTTAAACCGTTATATCGGATTAGATCATAACAGATCTTTATTGGTCTTTTGGTTTTCAATTCAATTGGAAAACACAGTTTTGACCATCCTCTTTGATTAGGACTGGGATCTTTTGCTGGTCGCCTACTCGTGCGACCGACATGCAACCTCACACAAGCAGgagcgaaatgaccaccatacCCACTGTTCAAACACCTGTCTTGGTGGGATCCACGCcttgcctgtgtgaggctgcacacTGGCCACATGGGCAGGCGgtagcagaggatccaaattgctccGATTTAATAATCGGTTCCAAGACCAACACCCGAAACCGTCCCATTTAACAATGAAACGGATCAATTCGGGTTTTAGAATGTCAATTCTGGATGTTCCTGGTTCCGGacccaaacccataaaaaacTCCCAAAGCCACCAAATCAAGTCCTCTACCTGCtgggaatttttttatttatttttggtaaattctACCTGCTGGGAATTAGGCGGTCTGCTTTTTGGGATCCGTCGATCGTTCCACGGGCACGGTGGCTGCGATGGGCAAAAGGAAATAAGAGGCGTTAACATTTGTATCGTGTGTGTCCGTAAAAAATGTATGGAGCCGGCCGAGTCTCCGACGATTCGGAGCGAACCGCTTTCAGGACAGCTGAGAAAAAATACAAGCTCTACTACAATAACGACACCAAGTCCTCTAAGAGGTTTATCAGTTTCAGCTTCCCTCCGCATATTTTCTTCGTgttcccctctctctttctggttATAACCatcttcaatttttattcaacttgCTCAGGGAAAAACAACCTAAACAAGTGGATTTGTCAGAGGTCATCGACTTCAAGTCTGTACTCGACTCCTTCAACCAGAACGGATTAAAACCTCCTGGAATCATCAAACTTCAGTCGGACTTCAATTATCCCGTGTTCTGTCTCGAAAATCGTCCTGGTAAAAATCGTATATGAGtgtgtttcttctttttgatgTTATTTTTGTCTCGCCCTCCCTCTACTCCTTGTTGAATTTTtagagggggggaggggtgtgTGGAATGAAACCTAGAACTGTATATGAGATTGCCAAACGAATGTATTGCAGTGTAACGTCTTGCAAGATACCAActattttgggattttcaatGCGTTTAAAATTATGATTcaaaatattgaattttttttttggttgtaaaaAGTTGCATCAAAGTGACTAATTGTGTGTGGCTATTGGAAAAAAACgtttgaatggtcaacaaacaTGTCTTTATGGAAAAAGGAATGGTGCTTGAGCTTGTCCTTTGAAGACGAGGTTTTGCCCATTTTTTCTGACAGTTTTAAGAAACAATTCCAAATTATATGTTTTCTCTTGATCTTGGCTTTCAATAGTCATGATTTTATTATGTCTAATTGAGCACAACTATGAAGTGTCCCCACGTGGCCCGGTAAGCGAATGCAGCAACTGCTAGAGTAGCTAGTGGGACTGCTTTATCTCGGAGACTGATTCACAATAACTTGGTTTACACCATAGGgggcgcaacggtaaggttgctccattgcgacctagtggtcacgggtttgagttgGAAAATAGCCTGTCCGCGAAGCGGGGtgtaaggttgcatacattatgaccctcctagATCCCGAGTGGgggggagcctcgtgcattgggtacgacCTTTGCTTTCTCTAATTTTGATCATTGAAAAGTGATTTTTGGACTGGTTGTATGCAATGATTGGTTTTGTTTCACATGTTGGTTTTATATtgttagtttattttattttaccaacATGGGTAAGAGATGCAGTGATTGAATGTTTCATGATTCATCTATACAatcttgttttcctttgttcaATGGAAAGAGTGAGAACTTCTCCTACAGAAATGGGCTTAACCTCCTCTCTATCtataggagagaaagaaacacCAACAAGGGTTGTCTCCAAAAGACAATGCCCAAACAACATGTCTGTTGACATTCGAACATGTCTTCCAATAATCACAGCTAACATGATTGACGATGGAAAACTCAAGCACCATACATAGCGTCACAAACCTGAAAACACGTGAAGAAATTTAAGGAATCGTTGGGACTGAGTCATGCCACtggtcactctccttaagactgTAGACCTTCTATGGTGCAATCGGGTTCTTATGAATtagcctccaagataaaacagcccCGCAGACCCCTTTAGTAATCGTTGCACTCGCTTACCGGGCCACTTGAAACACTTTAGAGTTGTATTAAATTGGACGTGACAAAACCATGAATAGTTAAAGCCAAGATTAAGAGAAAACTGAATTTGGGATTGTTTCTCAAAATTGTTAGAGAAATGGGAAAAACCtcctctttatataggagaggaaaATGCACCACAAAGGGTTGCCTCCAAAAGACAAGCCCAAGCACAATGTCTTTTCCTACTAGACATGTCTATTGACCATTCATGTTTTCCAATAGCCATATCTATTGGTCATTTAGATGTctattaagaaaaaatataatcCCCTAACAAACCTTTTACAAAATAAAACCAATATTTTGAATCGTCAttttaaatgcatttaaaattccattattccattcaccaaattttttttcccaacaatcccccacatGATTCAAAATATTCAAAACAACCGGCAAACCAAATTGAGCACATTAGAAATAGTAGAACAGATCGTTGCAAATGTCTTTTCAGACTTGAATCTATACTATGTCTGATAAGCTACGCTATGGAGTATGGGTGAAGTTAAATTTCTTAAACCTTTCCACATTGGTGTAGCTGACTGACTTTCCACCCACATTCTACCATTCGATTCTTTAGTGACTTCTTCGATTATGTGGATAGTTTTGGCTTTGGCCACATCTCAAAATCATGGATGTTTAGAGAATTTGCCCTTAAAACTCTCATGGGTAGGTCCTACACCCACTTAGGTCAGCACATAGTGTGCGCCACAATCAACACACCCTCTcattttgttgggttttggcTGATTAAGAGTCCTATGATTTATCCTCCAGTCATTGTGGTGAATACTATCTTCCCATCTAACCAGAATGAACTAACAATAGTAGTACTAGACAAGTCATCATGTGACTTTATTGTTATCGTTTGAAGCTAATTCTAGGGATCTCCTCTCACATAGGTAGGGTATCTATCACATGACTTATGTCATGGGCCTTAAGCTCGTTCTTTTAGATGAAACATATATAACATTGGAGGACCAAGGCTTTTGTGAGCATGTGTGTTACATTCCTCTCACGACTTTATATAAATCGATAACAATGGTACCATCTATTTATTCCTTCACCAAGTTATGTCCAAGGCGTATatgtcttctctttccattataGTTTgcctcttgccttagaaatagcAGTCTACttatcacaatgtagtgatATGAGAAACACCAGCTTATGCCGTAATGGAAAATCAGCTACTATGTTAATGGATGGCTTTCCAATAATTCTTAAGACGGTAGACGTCACTTGAGTAATTACTACCCAACCAAGTATCATGACAAATCCGTTAAGGTTAGTCGATATTGGAAAggttttttctttcatcaagtctGACCATGTATGTGAATTTGTGATTTTCTTGTTgaatggagaggaagagaggtaaTGGTATGAGAAGGTGAAATAAGATGATAAGTGACTCATGGGTAAGAGATGCTGAAAATAGTTTGGAGAAAAGTTTCTCCATTTGCATGGCCCCCGTttgtttttcctcatttttaaCTTCCCTCTTTTCTCATCTATATGGAAAATATGCTTTctctaattttgtttttttttttttaagctttcATTCTCTCATGGATGGAATCTTGAGAACATAGCTTGTGAATGATCATCAGTGTTGGGTTTATCCAAAGTCGCCCAATAATATCGATTTAGATTCAAGGTTGAAAGGTGAACTGAAGAGAAACAGAGGATGAGGGGAGTCTGGGATAGGGAATAGGAAAtgttttctattctttcttccttttgtccccccagaccccacagtgtcgggagccttgtgcactgggtacacccttcctttttgtcccccccccctccccatatTAAAATATGCTAGTAGAAAACAACACTCCATTATCATTAGGTTGTGGGACCTCCAGGTTCTGGTGTGGACCAATAGAAAAGGGCACAAGAAGTGGCCAGAAGGACGATGACCATAGAGGATTTGGATGCTTACTAAATATATTGTCTGCCTGCTTCACCAGCCATCTCGTGGATCGGCTATGTTAAAAAAAACGGATCAATTGATGTGGGCATAAACATTGAATCAGTCTTCTTTATGTAGACAGTAAAACATTGGTAAATATGTTTATGAGTAAGGAAATGGATCACCAGGCATAGTATTTTCTCTAGGGAAGAGTTTTGGTCAAGGCATCTCTGAGGGCTAAGACTGTCAATCAGATACTCTACAACTGCTCGTCATTCAGATTTTCTGTTGAATTCTTTACTCTGGCTAGGACTATATAAAGCTTTTGAGTCAGATATTCTGTAGCGACTAGTTTTTCATATTGTCCACTGAAATTTTGTCTTTATAGTTTGGTAGATATATTCCGCTATTCAATAACTGCTGTGATTTTAGTTCAGATCTTGTTGATAGCATCTAGGATGAGATTTTTGTACTTACTTCAAAATTTGCAGGATTCTATTTTATTCCAGAAGCATTGAGTATTGAAGAACAATGCCATTGGATTAAGGAGAGCTTAAGAAGTTTCCCACAGCCTCCCAACAGAACGAACCACAATGCAATTTATGGGCCTATCCCTGATTTATTTACTGCAGCCCAAAATAAGAAGGTATTTGTTGAGGTTGGGAATTTGGCCAGTGATGGGGCACCTGGACCTTATTCTGGTGGCAGAAATTTAGAGTCTAAGTGGCAATTTTGTGATGGAACTGTTGGAATACCACGGGGGGATTCAAGCAAATCAATTGCAGCATCTGTTCTTTTGCGGAAGCTGAGGTGGAGTACCCTTGGACTGCaatttgactggtcaaaggtCAGTATTCATCTTAAATGATTTACTTCTTTGTTCATGTAAGTTAGTGTGTTAGGATGAAGTAATCTGAGGCTTATAGATGGTTAAGTTAACAACTAATGTTATTGTTGACTTTAAAAAGAGTTGACTTTCGATTTAGATTATTATGAGTTTGGAAAACATCGAGAAATAGAGAGGATACAGGATGCTGGGTCCAATGTTCGATCGGTACCGCTGAGGAACAATGTTACTTGGAACTTCAAATTATGAATTGTACTCGTGTCTGACATGTCATATAATCCAATGAGAATGCAAGAAATGGAATCTTTGCTGCACCCATATTATATCCATTTTCAAGTAACATTAAAGAGTGAGATTGGACTCGTCAAATTGGTTTTGTCGCAACCCTGAAGCATCATATGGATCATCTGTCCTAATATTGGACAGAAATGGCTGTCTGAGCCAGATTAATTAGTTTCTTCACGTTGTTTGATAATCTTTGCAATAATCAAACATTTTGTATGATCTGTCTCATCAATCTCTTGGGTCAAGTCCTTCAGGATTTTATCCTGTACAAAGACCAGGAAATTCAATAAGACATCATAAATTTCAGTGTATGTCATGGATACAAGAAGTGATATCAGGGGTTTTAAATCTGGGAATAAAACGGTCTCAGGGTCATAAACATAAAATCATTGATGTGGAATGTAAGACAGATCCATGCCGTGAGATCAGGGGATTTATTTTAGTGGACCCATCCTCACACTATTGTAGCACCCCACAATTTCTAGGATATAGGTAACTCTCCTACTTAACTGTCAGATGTAtcttttggattttgggtttaaaatttttgtttggTGTTGTATTTGACTTTATTTTAGGCCTTCGCATTATGAATTGCTCACTTTATGTTCAAACAAAGATCAAAATGGTCTTTAGTTTGTTTTGGTAGTTAAATTGAGTTAGGCCTTGTGCCATTTTCCTTGATTTGGATAGCAGTCAGAGAAGTTTTTCAGTTACTTATAACAAACTCTAGAATCTTTTCTATGCAAGATTCGTGAGCAGTCAATTACTTTTTCATGGAAGTGGAATTACATGTATCTGTCAGTTAACCACCAGGATATGTGTGAGATAATTACAAAACTACATAAGTGAACTTCTTGTTAGATcagaccaaaaaaaagaaaaaaaaaaaacttcttgtAAGATGTTATATTGCTAAGGGTTTTGAGTGaacttcttattttttttgtcatataTGCTAAGAAAACTTATGAAATACAAACAAGGGATCAGTGAGTAGTTAATTAGACGGATATAAAAAGTTCCTATGAAGGTTTACCATGTTCACCTACATGCTGATTATTGGGAGGACTAATGCAATCCGGGGTTCCAAAAACTTGGTTCAGATCGCTTATGGGCACACTCAAATAATGAAAACCAATTCATAAGGAAGTGACAATTTGGTAAATATGAAGAACAGTTTAGGACTAACAAGTGAAGGGGAACAAAATCATGGACTTAAATGGAAGCGAATATGTaagtgggggtattttggtaacttaaaatgaaagggaaaaaagaatcaaagcATCTTAAAAAGTAAGAGCATAGTCGCAAATAACTGAAGATGAGAAATTTAAACTAAGGGCACCTCCCTCAACCTCACGAACTCCTATGCTAATTGTGGAACCCAGCCTCAGTTCTGGTAGGATAACTCCCTTATATGGAACTCTTTCAATGTGAAATTTCAGGAGGGAATCCCTAACCCTTAATTTTCTTGTGAATGATTTACAGCAGGCCAAATCAACCATTAAATGAGAAATAAATCTCTGAATACAGGAGAGGTGGTAGACTCGAAACCAAGACTGAAGTTCTGATTAGTACGTCCAACTGAGATCCAATTTCGATCCCAAACTCTGCAAGATGGTTCATTTATATCATAGGAATTATGTTCTAAAATCACACGCTGATCCAATGCGAATCAAAGAGTTCAAACTCCAGTTTTGAGGCTGCCAATACCACCTGGAAACTGAGTaataggacagaaaaagagtggtagaagaaaggaagaaccaggaaggaaggaaaaggaCAGAGATGAGGGAGATAGATGATCAACACTGCGAGACTGTAAATCTTGTCGGCAGaacaaaggaaggagaaagagatgaaataagggagaaaagaataaagaaataagaagcaacaagaaaaagaagggaagaaggagaactCACCTTGGAAGGTGGGAGGATGGTGGGGTTGAACCAgggagaacaagaaagaaaggagaggaaagagcACACACCACTCACGCCCTGTGAGAAATCTCAAActcaaattttcatttcattcaattCCCTGAGAATACCAATTGCAATGTACAACTAGATGCTACCAGCTGACATTGACTCTAATATGGAAACAAGAAAATTGGAAGATAACTCAAACAAGGAACTAAATAAAGACGCTCCTACGTATTTAACTCTATCTAAACTCCCAAATATAAAAAGTAATTAAAAGTTACAAACTATCCTCAATCACATGCATGGCCTGATTTGGGTAAAAATTGGTTCAATGAGGAACCAGACCctgccctcttcttctttctacctGCATCAAGGACTCACAAAATCATGAACCCATGCCCCTAAGTGGACATTTATGAATGTGAGCATCAGTGCATGTATGTAATTCAGTGATGGATACACCTCATGATTTGTCTGTTCTTTACATGTTCATGGTGCAGCGGAACTACGATGTTTCTCTCCCACATAACAAGATCCCAGAGGCACTTTGTGAACTTGCTAGAAGAATGGCAGTACCTGCTATGCCAACAGGGGAAGATTTCTGCCCTGAAGCTGCAATCGTTAATTACTTTGGTTTAGGTATGCACTATATGGTTCAGACATTTTCAAACCTAATTGGTATATATATTGATAGGTAAAGCAAATACTATGTTGCTAATGATGTGTTTTATAAGATAATATATTGCTTGATTATTTTTAAGAGTTGTTTGGCTCCCATGAATGACAACTTCTTCCTTAGTCTTAGTTGTAATAATTGCGTTTGACATTTCATGCTTCATCAGGGGACATGCTTGGAGGCCACCTAGATGACATGGAAGCAGATTGGAGTAAACCTATAGTAAGCATCAGGTATTTTGCTATATGAGAGATTTTTTCACTTCcaaatttttgttttggggtctgtaaatatttatttattcatttatttctttattcctCAGTTTGGGCTGCAAGGCTATTTTTCTACTGGGGGGGAAGTCTAGGGAGGATCCTCCAACACCAATGTTCCTTCGAAGTGGTGATATTGTACTCATGGCTGGAGAAGCAAGGGAATGTTTCCATGGTTAGTATAACCTTTCAGCTCTTTTAGAACATGATAGATATGTTGGCAAATGGGAGAAAATGATTGCAGTCTTTCTTCTGGAACCCATTTTCTTCTATAATGTTACTCTCGAAGAAGTTAATATTATGTATCAGGTTACATTGTGGGGTCAGCATTTACATAGGTCCTCAACCTGTTAATCCATGGGCTGTTTGGACTTAAGACTACCCTTCGATTGATCCTTCTCAGTAACCTTTGATTTCGAAAATGAGTTTACCTGATGATCTGAAGTCACATGCATCCAATTTcttgcttttattttgtttgtcaATAAAAAATGAGCAATGCAACGGTGTGTTGTAGTTTTAGTATTTTGTCATTGCATGTCTCTATATGTACCACCTATAGTGGATGGATTTCTAAGCTGAAAATTCCTTTCTCAGTCTTTTGCCCTTTGACAATGGGTTTGTCAAGATTGTAATGGTAGAAACTTTTAGGTCTAAATAATTTACCTTGAAGCTATAGACCATCTGTTCCTTGAATGTGTATTTGCAAAGATGGGTTCCAATTCCTCTCGATGTTAAATATGAATTGGACTTTTCCTGAAGATTTGATGGGGCAGATGTAGTTTTGGCAAATTGCTTCTTTTGGAGTTTGGGTTTGGTTTCTTTGGAAGGCTACATTATTGAAGGTTCCGTGGTCTATTTGGGAGGAGGGACGCACAGCTGTTTCATGATGTGTTCTCTTCAGTGGACTCCATCATGGAAAGAGTGAAGGTGGCTCATTGGGCTATGGCAAATGTGCCCTCATTCTTGTTTGATGTTTGGGACAACATAATCATATCCTCTATACCTAGAGAGTGAAGTGTGGTGTTTTGGAGGAGTCCACCAATAGGAGTAAACAAACATAATTTCAACAAGACCTCTTTAGGTAAACCTGGCCTATCAGGGGTCTGTGGAGTGTTAAGAACTAGTGAAGGAGCTGTTGTTGGAGCTTATTATCCAGCAGCTATTGGGGAAGTGAACTCTGTGAGGGCTGAGATTCTATACTATAGATGGGTTTGGAGATTGCTTTGAGAGAGGTCTTCCATAGTGTCTTGGTAGAGGGAGACTCGGGAACAGTTGGCTGGGATTGAAGTCATAGGGTCCTTCAAAGTTTGCTCACATTATCAGGATTCAGGTATATCATAGGTCATGGATACAAGACGCATAAAATATTGGACCAGGTGGGTGCAAGAGTGGGGAGCTTTGCCTTTCATGTTCTTAAATAGAAGTGCATTCTAGCCTTATACCAAACATTTAGGGTTGGTACATGAATCGTTTTCTGTTATTGTACTCTATTAACAGCAACAGATTCTTAGTACTCATGCTAAAGATGTTTTGCTATGATTTTCTGAATGCTGGCTACCAACCTGATGCAACCTTCCCTTGCTACCCATCGTGCAAACACACCATTTTCTGAAGAGAAATTCATAtacgtattttttttttaaatttaggcAAATATTTTCTTCATGACATTAACATAAGATTCTCTACACAGCCACCCTTTTCCTTGCCATGTGAAGGTCGAGCTCAGTAAAATCAACTGTTGGAAGGGTAGTTTATCCCATGTATTAACCACATCTCAAATTTAAGGTCCCATCTAAGCCATCTGGTcgtctattttgatttttaaaccTTGCATTTTCATCGGTTTAGCCCTCATACATTCAGTTGCATTTCATCCACTTTTTGAAGCTTCATGTCCCCATGTGGCAGAATGCAATTGGGCTGAAACTTATTGAATTGATAGTGATCTTGAACATCTCATTCCTCCTTAGTGGCAGGAGTAGTGAGAAAATGCATAGATGACCTCAGTGTGACTTCAAAAATGCCTGATAGCAGAACAAGACTCATGTAGCTAacaccatttagttggaataagacTAGTTGAGTTCTTTGCCTCTTTGGACTGGATTAGCATTCCTCGACATTCTTGGTTTTTATGGGCTGGCTAACTTGTCCTGTTTGGTAAGTAGGCTATTTTATAGAGATATAACAGATTGTTGGACTATGGTCTATTTtggaggaaaggaaaaaaaaagacttgcCATGGGGGAGCTTGCACCAGCAAATGGTTGTGGTTATATACACAACCATTGTCAGAACTACATTTCTTGGGCCTGTGATCATTCATCTATCCTCcgattcccttatttttataagGAGTGGGTCCCCATTCAGGTCGCCACAAATTTAACATTGATGGTTGCTCTCTTGGGAACCCCAGCCCATATGGAATTAGAGTAATTTTGAAGAAGAGTT
The nucleotide sequence above comes from Telopea speciosissima isolate NSW1024214 ecotype Mountain lineage chromosome 3, Tspe_v1, whole genome shotgun sequence. Encoded proteins:
- the LOC122655526 gene encoding alpha-ketoglutarate-dependent dioxygenase alkB isoform X1, whose product is MYGAGRVSDDSERTAFRTAEKKYKLYYNNDTKSSKREKQPKQVDLSEVIDFKSVLDSFNQNGLKPPGIIKLQSDFNYPVFCLENRPGFYFIPEALSIEEQCHWIKESLRSFPQPPNRTNHNAIYGPIPDLFTAAQNKKVFVEVGNLASDGAPGPYSGGRNLESKWQFCDGTVGIPRGDSSKSIAASVLLRKLRWSTLGLQFDWSKRNYDVSLPHNKIPEALCELARRMAVPAMPTGEDFCPEAAIVNYFGLGDMLGGHLDDMEADWSKPIVSISLGCKAIFLLGGKSREDPPTPMFLRSGDIVLMAGEARECFHGVPRIFTDTANAEVAPFVMHLSNQDDLCLMEYIRSSRININIRQVF
- the LOC122655526 gene encoding alpha-ketoglutarate-dependent dioxygenase alkB isoform X2, coding for MYGAGRVSDDSERTAFRTAEKKYKLYYNNDTKSSKREKQPKQVDLSEVIDFKSVLDSFNQNGLKPPGIIKLQSDFNYPVFCLENRPGFYFIPEALSIEEQCHWIKESLRSFPQPPNRTNHNAIYGPIPDLFTAAQNKKVFVEVGNLASDGAPGPYSGGRNLESKWQFCDGTVGIPRGDSSKSIAASVLLRKLRWSTLGLQFDWSKRNYDVSLPHNKIPEALCELARRMAVPAMPTGEDFCPEAAIVNYFGLGDMLGGHLDDMEADWSKPIVSISLGCKAIFLLGGKSREDPPTPMFLRSGDIVLMAGEARECFHATILLKVGLRKIMMAIIG